The sequence AACGAACTACGCATCCGAGTGACCGGCGCCGACGTGGTGTTTTCGATCAACGACGTGGAGGTGGCCACGCTGCCTGCAGCGGATGTCCGCACCGAGGGCGTCGTCGGGATACGGGTGAATCACGACCTGAACTTGCACGTCTCCGACCTCGCGGTCGAGCCGGCCGGCTGACGGCTTACGCCAGCTGCATCTCCTCCAGCCGGCTCATCCAGGTCCGCGCGTCGTAATTGGTCGGGTTGATCGTCAGCGCCTGCTGCAGGTGCCACTCGGCGGATTTGCGGTCGCCGCTGAGGAGATATCCCATGGCCAGATTGGCGAGCAGCTGATCCAGGCTCAGATAGATCCCCTCGGCACTGTGAGGCCCCTTCTGTGCCGCCTCGATGGCCCGGTAGGCGGCGCGAATACCGTCGCTGTGCCGGCCCATCTGGTAGAGGATCTGGCTCTGGAGATGGTGGAGAAAGGGCATGTCCGGCGCCTCGTCCAACGCCTCGCGTACGTAGGCGTTCGCCCTATCGAATGCGTCGAAAAACAGGGATACCTGGGCCGCCTTGGCCAGCGCCTTGATCCGCAATTCCGGACGCAACGTGTCAAACGGCAGTGCGGCCACGATCGCCCGCGCCTCCTGGTACCGTCCCATCGCGTGGCAGATGGACAACATATGGAAGAGGTAAAAGGAATCGCCGGGGTGCTCGTCCACGGCGCGTCGCACCATCCGGTAGATGCGCTCCCGCTTCGCGCGCATGGCCTCCGGCCCGAGTGCGTACCCGTAATGATGCACGACAACCGGCGCTTCTTCGACCCGCAGCCCGCAAACGCCGGCCGCACACTCGATCGCCCCCGCTAGCTGATTGTGGACCGCGCCCTCATACCGGATCCCATGCCCGTTGCGAAATAAGCGGTAGGACGTCATCAGGTCAAACGCCGTCAGATCGTCCGTGGCGTGGTAGTTTTTTACCTGGACGGCGTACGCGAGCACGTCTTCGTGCTGGATCAACTCCCGAATGTGCCCCCAGTCCTCGCGCGATACCTGTTCGTCGGCATCCAGAATCAGGATCCAGTCCGCAGTCACATGCTCCAGTCCTCGATTCCTCGAGCGGGAAAAATTATCCTCCCAGGCATATTCGTACACCCGCGCATCCAGCTCCCTCAGCAAGGCGATGGTGTCGTCCCGGCTGCCGGTGTCTACGACGACCAGTTCATCCAGAAATGGGCGCGCCTGGGGCAACCACTGCTCAAGATTGTGCGCCTCGTCGCGTACGATCATGGCGAGGGCAAGGGTCGTTTGACCGGTATACGGAGATGCCATACGAGGTAGCAGGTATCGTGCACAAAACGCTATTTCCTCCGTATGGCAAAGAACCTGCCAGTGGCCGGCAGCCCGTCACGTGACGGGGCCGGCCGGGTTTTCCGGTCGTTCCTTAAGGTACCGCCGACCCGCAAGGCCCTCACCGAGAATGGCGAAGCAACGGTCGACCTCTTCCGCCGTATTCCACACAAACGGCGCGAGCCGCAGGTAGCGTCCCTGCCGGCTATCCACCAGGATGCCCCGACGTTTCAGGTAAGCCGCGGCTCGATCGGCCCCCTGCACTTCAAAAACCAGGAGCGCGCTGCGTCGTTCGGCTTCCCGAGGGGACCGTAGCGTAAGGCCAATCTCGTCCGCACGATCAATGGCGTACTGGGTCCGGGCCAGGGTGTCCTGGCTCACGGCGTCGATGCCGGCATCCAGCAGTAGTCGCACGCCTTCGACGGCGTGATACAGGGGGGCGATGGCGGTGGTGCCGCCCAGGAAACGTTGGCGCACCTCGGGATGCACGGCTGGCTCGGGTCGAAAGGCAAACGGCTCTGCATCTCCGAACCAGCCCGTCACCCGCGGCGTCAGCGAGAGCTCTGGCCGCACGTACACGAATCCGTTGCCCGAGGAGCCGCTGCCTTCCTTCAGCAGGCCGCCGAGGTACACATCCACATCGAGGGCGCCGACGCCGGCGAACGCCGACCCGATGCCGTGGTAGCCATCCACCACCAGCAAGGCCCCCTGCTTATGGGCCTTACGGGCTACCGTCTGGATGAAATCGTCCGTCAACTTCTCACCCGTCAGAAACCCCACGTGGCTCAGAACGACGAGCTGGGTGCGATCGTCGATGGCTTCGAGGAGGGCTCGGCGATCCGCGAAGCCCGCACGCAGGGGGGGGATTTCGTGGAGGTCCAGACCCAGCAACGCGCGCCAGCGGGCCAGGCTGTGACCGACGGATGGGAACGCGCCGGCGGGGAGGACGACCTTCCGCTTGGCCGTGAAGAGCTCTTCGGCCGTCAGGAGGCACTGGACCGTCCAGTGGGCATTGGGCTGCATGATGCAGGCGCCGGCTACCGCTCGCAGCAAGGGGGCCACAAACGCGTCGCCCAGATAGGCCGGCAGTTTCCACCACCCCACGGGCTCACCGCTGCCCGGGCGCCAGTGGTTGGGCACCTCGTTCCAGGCGTCGACACCGCGCGTCTGCCAGTCCTCGGCGAACCGCTGCAGCATGGCGGGGACGGAGAGGGGCATCAGGCCGTGGGTGAAGGACCGCAGTTCGGCGCTGCCGTCCGTCGGCAAGGCGTACGACGCACGCATCGAGAGAAAGGGGTGGGGCGCCATAATCAGAAAAGGCCTGAAACAGAAAAAGGCTTCCGATTGCGCGGAAGCCTTTTGTAAGGTCTCGAAATCGGCTACGGTCAGGAAGCGACGCCGTCGATATTGACGAAGCGTCGGTTGCCCCGGCCGCGCGAGAACCGCACCTTGCCGTTGCTGGTGGCGAACAACGTGTCGTCGCTGCCGCGAAGCACATTCTGCCCCGGGTGGAACTGGGTGCCGCGCTGACGCACGATGATGCTGCCGGCCGTCACAAATTCGCCGCCGAAAGCCTTGACGCCCAGCCGCTGTGAGGCCGAGTCGCGTCCGTTTTTGGTTGAGCCTACACCTTTTTTATGAGCCATGGCTTACTATCGCGTCTGATGGTCGTTACGTTTCGGATGTTCAGTCTAAGGAGGCATTTGCCGGGCGTTATTCGCCGGCCGGCGCCTCTTCCGCTTTCTTACGCGTGGCCTTCTTGGCCGTGCCGAGCGTCAAATCGCTGATCTGGATCTGCGTGTACTGCTGACGGTGGCCATTCTTAACCTTGAAACGCTTGCGGCGGATCTTCCTGAACACCAGGATCTTGTCGGCCTTTACGTGGGCCAGCACTTTGGCCGTGACCTGGGCGCCTTCAACCGTGGGAGCGCCCACGTGGATGTCCCCGTTGCCCGATACGAGAAGCACACGGTCGATCG is a genomic window of Rhodothermales bacterium containing:
- a CDS encoding aminotransferase class V-fold PLP-dependent enzyme gives rise to the protein MRASYALPTDGSAELRSFTHGLMPLSVPAMLQRFAEDWQTRGVDAWNEVPNHWRPGSGEPVGWWKLPAYLGDAFVAPLLRAVAGACIMQPNAHWTVQCLLTAEELFTAKRKVVLPAGAFPSVGHSLARWRALLGLDLHEIPPLRAGFADRRALLEAIDDRTQLVVLSHVGFLTGEKLTDDFIQTVARKAHKQGALLVVDGYHGIGSAFAGVGALDVDVYLGGLLKEGSGSSGNGFVYVRPELSLTPRVTGWFGDAEPFAFRPEPAVHPEVRQRFLGGTTAIAPLYHAVEGVRLLLDAGIDAVSQDTLARTQYAIDRADEIGLTLRSPREAERRSALLVFEVQGADRAAAYLKRRGILVDSRQGRYLRLAPFVWNTAEEVDRCFAILGEGLAGRRYLKERPENPAGPVT
- the rpmA gene encoding 50S ribosomal protein L27; the encoded protein is MAHKKGVGSTKNGRDSASQRLGVKAFGGEFVTAGSIIVRQRGTQFHPGQNVLRGSDDTLFATSNGKVRFSRGRGNRRFVNIDGVAS
- the rplU gene encoding 50S ribosomal protein L21, with product MYAIIEVADKQYKVSQNDKLYVPRLEAEENATITIDRVLLVSGNGDIHVGAPTVEGAQVTAKVLAHVKADKILVFRKIRRKRFKVKNGHRQQYTQIQISDLTLGTAKKATRKKAEEAPAGE
- a CDS encoding glycosyltransferase; its protein translation is MASPYTGQTTLALAMIVRDEAHNLEQWLPQARPFLDELVVVDTGSRDDTIALLRELDARVYEYAWEDNFSRSRNRGLEHVTADWILILDADEQVSREDWGHIRELIQHEDVLAYAVQVKNYHATDDLTAFDLMTSYRLFRNGHGIRYEGAVHNQLAGAIECAAGVCGLRVEEAPVVVHHYGYALGPEAMRAKRERIYRMVRRAVDEHPGDSFYLFHMLSICHAMGRYQEARAIVAALPFDTLRPELRIKALAKAAQVSLFFDAFDRANAYVREALDEAPDMPFLHHLQSQILYQMGRHSDGIRAAYRAIEAAQKGPHSAEGIYLSLDQLLANLAMGYLLSGDRKSAEWHLQQALTINPTNYDARTWMSRLEEMQLA